The following proteins are co-located in the Paludibaculum fermentans genome:
- a CDS encoding Gfo/Idh/MocA family protein — MPSQTHARRAFLRSAGQAAIAWSALSYSRILGANDKINMGLIGAGERGRGVMGNFLKTGDTNLVAACDVYAEMIDRAQKMAPGAKGFKDHRQLLEEKGIDAVLIATPDHWHSTVAIDALNAGKDVYVEKPLTLRMEEGPLIVKAARVNNRVCQVGLQQRSGAHYIEAKKKYIDEGVLGKISLVRTWWHGNGYHLRKAPPSLATLPSNLDWARFLGPVKWRDWDPQQFWNWRAYLDFGGGQVTDLMTHWIDVVHMFMGTDSPTSGVAAGGVYCYKDGRTAPDTINVLLEYGNEFTATFEATLAPGIRGEGIEFCGTKGKLYIDRRRYEYTSAERGAKPVEVMGPNYDFTLDHVKNFLECCKTRQRPNCDVYTGHRSAMASHLGNISYVQKRRLNFDPLREEILPL, encoded by the coding sequence ATGCCAAGTCAGACTCACGCGCGGCGAGCGTTCTTGCGCTCCGCCGGTCAGGCCGCCATTGCCTGGTCGGCTCTCTCCTATTCCCGGATCCTGGGCGCCAACGACAAGATCAACATGGGCCTCATCGGCGCCGGCGAACGCGGCCGCGGCGTGATGGGCAACTTCCTGAAGACCGGCGACACCAATCTCGTGGCGGCGTGTGATGTTTACGCCGAAATGATCGACCGCGCGCAGAAGATGGCGCCGGGCGCGAAGGGCTTCAAGGACCACCGCCAGTTGCTGGAAGAGAAGGGCATCGACGCAGTTCTGATCGCCACCCCAGACCACTGGCACTCCACTGTGGCCATCGACGCGCTGAACGCGGGTAAGGACGTCTACGTCGAGAAGCCGCTGACGCTGCGGATGGAGGAAGGTCCGCTGATCGTGAAGGCCGCGCGCGTGAACAACCGCGTGTGCCAGGTCGGCCTGCAGCAGCGCTCCGGCGCGCACTACATCGAGGCGAAGAAGAAGTATATCGACGAGGGCGTGCTGGGCAAGATCTCGCTGGTCCGTACCTGGTGGCACGGCAACGGCTACCACCTGCGGAAGGCTCCGCCGTCGCTGGCGACCCTGCCGTCGAACCTGGATTGGGCTCGCTTCCTGGGTCCAGTGAAATGGCGCGACTGGGATCCGCAACAGTTCTGGAACTGGCGCGCGTACCTCGACTTCGGCGGCGGCCAGGTGACCGACCTGATGACCCACTGGATCGACGTGGTGCACATGTTCATGGGCACAGACTCGCCCACCTCCGGCGTGGCCGCGGGCGGCGTCTACTGCTACAAGGACGGCCGCACGGCTCCGGATACCATCAACGTCCTGCTGGAGTACGGCAACGAGTTCACGGCGACGTTCGAAGCCACCCTGGCGCCCGGCATTCGCGGCGAGGGCATCGAATTCTGCGGCACCAAGGGCAAGCTCTACATCGACCGGCGGCGGTATGAGTACACCAGTGCGGAGCGCGGGGCGAAGCCGGTGGAAGTGATGGGGCCGAACTACGATTTCACGCTCGACCACGTCAAGAACTTCCTGGAGTGCTGCAAGACCCGGCAGCGGCCGAACTGCGATGTCTACACGGGCCACCGCTCGGCCATGGCTTCGCACCTGGGCAACATCAGCTATGTGCAGAAGCGGCGGCTGAACTTCGATCCGTTGCGGGAAGAGATACTTCCACTCTAA
- a CDS encoding glycosyltransferase family 9 protein has protein sequence MTRRLILRPGAIGDTLVSLPALESLRTDATELWAPSVNLPLLSHLGSTQSLVSAGVDALRLSPATLNRLARFDDIVSWYGATREDFRAQVQHLPFRFFTALPPTGSTLHAVDYYLDQAGAPLGAIPRLPIDHRPEGFAVIHPFSGGRSKNWPLARFQEVARRLPLPVNWCAGPEETLDEAIRFNDLGALARWLATASLYIGNDSGISHLAAACGVPVVAVFGPTDPAIWAPRGRHVCVAAWDWPPERVAAEASALLTASAGTRFL, from the coding sequence GTGACCCGCCGGCTGATCCTCCGCCCGGGTGCCATCGGCGACACCCTGGTATCGCTGCCGGCACTGGAATCTCTCCGCACGGACGCCACCGAGCTTTGGGCCCCGTCCGTCAACCTGCCGCTTCTCAGCCACTTGGGCAGCACACAATCGTTGGTTTCAGCCGGTGTCGACGCCCTGCGCCTGAGTCCGGCCACGCTGAACCGCCTGGCCCGATTCGACGACATCGTCTCCTGGTACGGCGCCACCCGTGAGGACTTCCGGGCCCAGGTCCAACACCTTCCCTTCCGCTTCTTCACCGCCCTGCCGCCCACCGGCTCAACCCTGCATGCGGTCGACTACTACCTGGATCAGGCAGGCGCTCCGCTGGGCGCCATCCCCCGATTGCCCATCGACCACAGGCCCGAAGGGTTCGCCGTGATTCACCCCTTCTCCGGTGGACGCTCGAAGAACTGGCCGCTCGCCCGATTCCAGGAGGTCGCCCGCCGGCTGCCGCTGCCCGTGAACTGGTGCGCGGGTCCCGAGGAGACGCTCGACGAGGCCATTCGTTTCAATGATTTAGGCGCCCTGGCCCGGTGGCTCGCCACGGCCAGCCTCTACATTGGCAACGACAGCGGGATCTCGCATCTCGCGGCGGCCTGCGGTGTCCCGGTGGTCGCCGTCTTCGGGCCTACCGATCCCGCCATCTGGGCTCCGCGCGGGCGGCATGTCTGTGTAGCCGCCTGGGACTGGCCGCCGGAACGGGTTGCGGCCGAGGCCTCGGCGCTGCTTACTGCTTCGGCTGGAACCCGATTCCTGTGA
- a CDS encoding TlpA disulfide reductase family protein: MTSSWKRSAATLAVFVITLAGCASQAQKGLEKPPSSKPASTRNAAPNFTLKDVDGKPVSLADYKGKVVLLNFWATWCGPCKIEIPWFIEFQKTYKDKGFTVIGVALDDEGWEAVKPYISDKQVNYPVVTGTTAVEQLYGGIDALPTTFIIDKEGRIANTHVGLVSRKEYESDINELLQ, encoded by the coding sequence ATGACATCTTCCTGGAAGCGAAGCGCCGCCACGCTCGCAGTTTTCGTGATTACGTTGGCGGGTTGCGCTTCCCAAGCTCAAAAGGGCCTGGAAAAGCCGCCTAGTTCCAAACCGGCCAGCACCCGCAACGCCGCTCCGAACTTCACCCTGAAAGACGTTGACGGCAAACCGGTCTCCCTCGCCGACTACAAGGGGAAGGTGGTGCTGCTGAATTTCTGGGCCACCTGGTGCGGCCCCTGCAAGATCGAGATTCCGTGGTTCATCGAGTTCCAGAAAACCTATAAAGACAAAGGTTTTACGGTGATTGGCGTGGCCCTGGACGACGAAGGCTGGGAAGCGGTCAAGCCCTACATCTCGGATAAGCAGGTGAACTATCCAGTGGTCACCGGCACCACTGCGGTAGAGCAGCTCTATGGCGGCATCGACGCACTGCCAACCACGTTCATCATTGATAAGGAAGGCCGCATTGCCAATACGCATGTGGGCCTGGTGAGCAGAAAAGAGTATGAGAGCGACATCAATGAACTGCTTCAGTAG
- a CDS encoding protein-disulfide reductase DsbD domain-containing protein, with product MNCFSRIAGIALCAAAAFAQAPSSGVLTVTEPAKLIVKRTENPAFELKVSLRPGYHANSNTPTEEYLIPFKLTWEPGALEVAEVVYPKPKLEKYDFTDKPISVFGGEFSVVTKFKRAANPALGPGYITGKLRYQACNDKMCLPPKSVEIRLPILMQ from the coding sequence ATGAACTGCTTCAGTAGGATCGCGGGCATCGCGCTCTGCGCCGCCGCAGCATTTGCGCAGGCGCCTTCATCGGGAGTGCTTACCGTCACCGAACCGGCCAAGCTGATCGTGAAGCGGACCGAGAATCCAGCCTTTGAGCTCAAGGTTTCGCTGCGCCCCGGCTATCACGCCAACTCGAATACGCCCACCGAAGAGTACCTGATCCCCTTCAAGCTCACCTGGGAGCCGGGCGCCCTCGAAGTAGCCGAGGTCGTCTATCCCAAGCCGAAACTGGAAAAGTACGATTTCACCGACAAGCCGATCTCGGTCTTTGGGGGCGAGTTCTCGGTCGTCACCAAGTTCAAGCGGGCCGCCAATCCGGCGCTTGGCCCGGGTTACATCACCGGCAAGCTGCGCTATCAGGCCTGCAACGACAAGATGTGCCTGCCGCCCAAGTCCGTCGAGATCAGACTGCCCATCCTGATGCAGTGA
- a CDS encoding DNA alkylation repair protein: protein MTPDGLSAHIHERMLALADAGFAAGQRRFFQHEVDTYGVRTQHLNGLVREVYAEVKAWPLADRNALMKRLWETGKLESGTLACHVYRRFARQCTSCEFQLFERWLDRYVHNWAHTDGVASWLLAACIENVPELRFSLKPWTAAPNRWKRRASAVALLQEAKAGRHADYIFEIARLLLPDRDDMVEKGVGWLLKEAYPQRPLETHAFLLENRDLATRLTLRYAAEKMTPEHRQSLLASHR, encoded by the coding sequence ATGACCCCGGACGGCCTGTCAGCCCACATTCATGAGCGGATGCTTGCCTTGGCGGACGCCGGGTTCGCCGCCGGCCAGCGCCGCTTTTTCCAGCATGAAGTGGACACCTATGGTGTACGGACCCAACATCTGAACGGCCTTGTCCGTGAGGTGTACGCCGAGGTCAAAGCGTGGCCGCTGGCTGACCGCAATGCGTTGATGAAGCGCCTGTGGGAGACCGGGAAGCTGGAGTCCGGAACCCTCGCCTGCCACGTCTACCGCCGTTTCGCCCGGCAGTGCACGTCCTGCGAGTTCCAACTGTTCGAGCGCTGGCTCGACCGCTATGTTCACAACTGGGCCCACACCGACGGTGTGGCGTCCTGGCTGCTGGCCGCCTGCATCGAGAACGTACCCGAGTTGCGCTTTTCACTCAAGCCCTGGACGGCTGCCCCCAACCGTTGGAAACGCCGCGCCTCGGCGGTGGCCCTGCTGCAGGAGGCCAAGGCCGGCCGCCATGCGGACTACATCTTCGAAATCGCCCGCCTGCTGCTGCCGGATCGCGACGACATGGTGGAAAAAGGGGTGGGCTGGCTGCTGAAAGAGGCCTATCCCCAGCGTCCGCTGGAGACGCACGCCTTCCTGCTGGAGAACCGTGACCTCGCGACGCGCCTCACACTGCGCTATGCGGCGGAGAAGATGACGCCGGAACACCGGCAATCGCTGCTCGCATCTCATCGATGA
- a CDS encoding sialate O-acetylesterase, with the protein MRILLSCLLLALPLAAQTLQITKGAAEYQVYQRGPGNTATIRVEGSAQGAAGKAVEARLVAAGLPAKDLDWKPAGKATATGFTVELANVPTGGPYRLELRVGGGPVTAVSNLLVGDLWLLAGQSNMEGVGNLENTPLPSAQVNSLDMTDIWVTATDPLHRLPDSNDRVHWRVNAQKQPEKLEGEALAKWIANRKKGAGPGLPFALEMVRRTGVPIGLIPCAHGGTSMEQWNPALKDKGGDSLYGGMVRRFQLAGGKIKGLLWYQGESDASPTAAPLFETKFTNLITAIRKDFNQPDLPFYYVQIGRHTNLTNQNEWNQIQDLQLKIESKIPNVGMVTCVDCELDDGIHVGTSDQPLLGHRLANLATGETRKGPRPVSARAKDGIIRVDFAEVNGRLKHAGRLYGFSVHDASGAFIPAIYRQRVSADDPNVVELLFGGKLPEGATLRYGLGRDPYVNLRDEAGMAAPAFGPMPISQ; encoded by the coding sequence ATGCGTATCCTGCTGTCCTGTTTACTGCTGGCCCTGCCCCTGGCCGCGCAAACCCTCCAGATCACGAAAGGAGCCGCCGAATACCAGGTCTACCAGCGCGGACCCGGCAACACCGCCACCATCCGCGTGGAAGGCTCCGCCCAGGGCGCCGCCGGCAAAGCCGTGGAAGCCCGCCTGGTCGCGGCCGGCCTGCCCGCCAAAGACCTCGACTGGAAACCCGCCGGCAAGGCCACCGCCACCGGTTTCACGGTCGAACTCGCGAACGTCCCCACCGGCGGCCCCTATCGCCTGGAACTGCGTGTTGGCGGCGGACCCGTCACCGCCGTTTCCAACCTGCTAGTGGGCGACCTCTGGCTGCTGGCCGGCCAATCCAACATGGAAGGCGTCGGCAACCTCGAGAACACACCGCTGCCCAGCGCCCAGGTCAACTCCCTGGATATGACCGACATCTGGGTGACCGCCACGGATCCGCTGCATCGCCTGCCCGACTCGAACGACCGTGTTCACTGGCGGGTCAACGCCCAGAAGCAGCCCGAAAAGCTGGAGGGCGAAGCGCTGGCGAAGTGGATCGCGAACCGCAAGAAGGGCGCCGGCCCGGGCCTGCCGTTCGCGCTGGAGATGGTCCGCCGGACCGGAGTGCCCATCGGCCTGATCCCCTGCGCCCACGGCGGAACGTCCATGGAGCAGTGGAACCCTGCCCTCAAGGACAAGGGCGGCGACTCCCTCTACGGCGGCATGGTGCGCCGCTTCCAGTTGGCCGGCGGCAAGATCAAGGGCCTGCTGTGGTACCAGGGCGAATCCGATGCGTCGCCCACGGCCGCGCCGCTCTTCGAAACGAAGTTCACCAACCTGATCACTGCCATCCGCAAGGACTTCAACCAGCCTGACTTGCCGTTCTACTACGTCCAGATTGGCCGCCACACCAACCTGACCAATCAGAATGAGTGGAACCAGATCCAGGACCTGCAGCTCAAGATCGAGTCGAAGATCCCGAACGTCGGCATGGTCACCTGCGTCGACTGCGAACTGGACGACGGCATCCACGTCGGCACGTCGGACCAGCCGCTGCTGGGCCACCGCCTGGCCAACCTGGCCACCGGCGAAACCCGCAAGGGCCCCCGGCCTGTCTCGGCGCGGGCCAAGGACGGCATCATCCGGGTCGACTTCGCGGAAGTGAACGGCCGCCTGAAGCATGCCGGCCGCCTCTATGGTTTCAGCGTGCATGACGCCAGCGGCGCCTTCATTCCAGCCATTTACAGGCAGCGCGTCAGCGCCGACGATCCCAATGTGGTGGAGTTGCTCTTCGGCGGCAAGCTGCCGGAGGGAGCGACGCTGCGTTATGGACTGGGCCGCGATCCTTACGTCAACCTGCGGGACGAAGCGGGCATGGCCGCCCCGGCCTTTGGCCCGATGCCGATCTCACAGTGA
- a CDS encoding response regulator, protein MLFQCGLWRQRPALLLLAGCVGFTGLSWLYGFSSVSMPLNRVAVGDWRIAIFPPFAAGIVLMFWFGLEYALLPVIAACLGIGVAVHVPLRWLAPFSLVDASALTILAIVYRLSGLPYQFRNAAARLGYFMSALLCTLVASSGSFFLSQMSDAQAQVTLAQWEAWWLGALVDAAAAAVILHLCSPAVERWKQRNFGLLNQAPVSARTVFAGVLAGAVILAVIMFGVTDMMWHRLEATFHSGSAERIGRNLLVLSMLWTLMSRVTMSLILALCGGGIVLAWKWNRDLQHEASRRVREVDEVERRFRTTFAEAPLGIAHVSTTGAFILANNQFCEIFGYAWEELRGMNYLDIVDPKEHAVARQRAFDLVIGEARHHDFERAFVAKSGDAVWARARISIALTPDGSPDYCIVLLEDIRQRKEMEEQIRQTSKMEAVGRLAGGVAHDFNNLLTAILGFNEIARNQAGRGQSPTSSLEQVKKAAERAAELTRQLLTFSRRQITQPRLLDLNLEIRETLQLLPPLLGARIEVTFQPAAQLPVILADPSQISQILVNLAANAKDAMPGGGRIALRTYISRIESGHTGDLTGLLPGPHVTLEFRDSGAGIANDLLPKIFEPFFTTKETGRGTGLGLATVYGIVRQNQGAIEVHSEPGQGTQFLIHFPARTGVASPAGQAETAPAEAGTGARILLVEDEQAVREFLATALDRSGFQVQPAGSGAEALELFAGRTFDLVVTDVVMPRMTGVDMVRQMRAINPEIPVLFMSGYSHETRIESLPGRFIPKPFTIDALIDEMRAAIAGVPASSSPPHSAV, encoded by the coding sequence ATGCTGTTTCAGTGCGGTCTGTGGCGCCAGCGGCCCGCCCTGCTGTTGCTGGCCGGATGCGTGGGCTTCACCGGATTGAGCTGGTTGTACGGCTTTTCCTCGGTCTCGATGCCACTCAACCGGGTGGCTGTGGGCGACTGGCGCATCGCGATCTTCCCCCCCTTCGCGGCGGGCATTGTCCTGATGTTCTGGTTCGGGCTGGAGTATGCCCTGCTGCCGGTGATTGCGGCGTGTCTGGGCATTGGCGTGGCTGTGCATGTCCCCCTACGCTGGCTGGCGCCGTTCAGTCTCGTTGACGCATCAGCGCTGACAATCCTGGCCATTGTCTACCGGCTTTCGGGCCTCCCTTACCAGTTCCGCAATGCAGCGGCGCGCCTGGGCTACTTTATGAGCGCGCTGCTCTGTACTCTGGTCGCTTCCTCCGGTTCGTTCTTCCTCAGCCAGATGAGCGATGCGCAGGCGCAGGTAACGCTGGCCCAATGGGAAGCTTGGTGGCTGGGCGCGTTGGTGGACGCGGCCGCCGCCGCGGTGATCCTGCATCTCTGTTCCCCCGCGGTGGAACGCTGGAAGCAGCGCAATTTCGGGTTGCTGAACCAGGCGCCGGTTTCCGCCCGCACCGTCTTCGCCGGAGTGCTGGCCGGCGCCGTCATCCTTGCCGTGATCATGTTCGGAGTCACCGACATGATGTGGCACCGGCTGGAAGCCACATTCCACTCCGGTTCCGCCGAACGCATTGGCCGCAACCTGCTGGTGTTGAGCATGTTGTGGACGCTGATGAGCCGCGTGACGATGTCGCTGATCCTGGCGCTCTGCGGAGGCGGCATTGTCCTGGCCTGGAAGTGGAATCGCGATCTCCAACACGAGGCCAGCCGCCGGGTGCGCGAAGTGGACGAAGTGGAGCGGCGCTTCCGCACCACCTTTGCCGAGGCGCCCCTGGGCATAGCCCACGTCTCAACCACCGGCGCTTTCATTCTCGCCAACAACCAGTTCTGCGAGATCTTCGGCTATGCGTGGGAAGAGTTGCGCGGGATGAACTATCTCGACATTGTAGACCCGAAAGAGCATGCCGTCGCCCGGCAGCGGGCGTTCGACCTGGTGATCGGCGAGGCCCGCCACCACGACTTTGAACGCGCCTTTGTAGCCAAGAGCGGCGATGCGGTTTGGGCGCGGGCCCGCATCTCCATCGCGCTGACGCCGGACGGTTCGCCGGATTACTGCATCGTGCTGCTGGAGGACATCCGGCAGCGCAAGGAGATGGAAGAGCAGATCCGCCAGACCAGCAAGATGGAAGCCGTCGGCCGCCTGGCGGGCGGCGTGGCGCACGACTTCAACAACCTGCTCACCGCGATTCTCGGATTCAACGAGATTGCCCGCAATCAGGCGGGCCGCGGGCAGTCGCCCACGTCTTCGCTGGAGCAAGTGAAGAAAGCCGCCGAACGGGCAGCGGAGCTCACGCGCCAATTGCTCACCTTCAGCCGGAGGCAGATTACACAGCCCCGGCTGTTGGATCTCAACCTGGAGATCCGCGAGACCCTGCAACTGCTGCCGCCCCTGCTGGGGGCGCGTATTGAGGTGACTTTTCAACCAGCCGCCCAACTGCCGGTGATCCTGGCCGATCCCAGCCAGATCTCACAGATTCTCGTGAATCTGGCGGCAAACGCCAAGGACGCCATGCCGGGCGGCGGCCGGATCGCGCTCCGGACATACATCTCCCGGATCGAAAGCGGCCACACCGGTGACCTGACGGGGCTGCTGCCGGGTCCGCACGTGACTCTGGAGTTCCGCGATTCCGGAGCGGGGATTGCCAACGATCTCCTGCCGAAGATCTTCGAGCCCTTCTTCACCACGAAAGAGACCGGGCGCGGCACCGGGCTGGGGTTGGCGACGGTGTATGGCATCGTGCGGCAGAACCAGGGCGCGATCGAGGTGCATAGCGAACCCGGGCAGGGCACCCAGTTTTTGATCCACTTTCCCGCCCGCACCGGCGTCGCCAGTCCGGCCGGGCAGGCAGAGACAGCTCCAGCCGAGGCCGGCACCGGAGCGCGGATCCTGCTGGTGGAGGACGAGCAGGCGGTGCGGGAGTTTCTGGCTACCGCGCTGGACCGGTCCGGATTTCAGGTGCAGCCGGCCGGGTCGGGCGCCGAAGCCCTGGAGCTTTTTGCCGGCCGTACCTTCGATCTTGTCGTCACGGACGTCGTCATGCCGCGCATGACGGGTGTCGACATGGTGAGACAGATGCGTGCCATCAACCCGGAGATCCCGGTGCTGTTCATGTCGGGCTACAGCCACGAGACACGAATCGAGTCGCTGCCCGGACGGTTCATCCCCAAGCCCTTCACCATCGACGCGCTCATCGATGAGATGCGAGCAGCGATTGCCGGTGTTCCGGCGTCATCTTCTCCGCCGCATAGCGCAGTGTGA
- a CDS encoding ribulose-phosphate 3-epimerase, protein MGSLTEKLWLDVSLWSADLANLQQEIARLEPFADSFHLDACDGHYASCLLFFPDLVARLRELTRVPFHLHLMATRPMDLLDAFLEAGVDQVTVPIEIGKRVWQVLERVQSRGKSAGISFELDTPVELVRPFKTKVDTVVLMGTAMGVKGCGLDERACDRVTAMKSLIDETPIRLVADGGIRQETAPLLRASGADGLVPGSLICKSADLAAAAKWLKSL, encoded by the coding sequence ATGGGGTCTTTGACAGAGAAGCTTTGGCTGGATGTCTCGCTGTGGTCAGCGGACCTGGCCAACCTACAGCAGGAAATTGCCCGTTTGGAGCCATTTGCGGACTCCTTCCACCTGGACGCTTGCGACGGGCACTACGCCTCTTGCCTGCTATTCTTCCCAGACTTGGTGGCCCGGCTCCGCGAACTGACCCGGGTCCCCTTCCACCTGCACCTGATGGCCACCCGGCCCATGGACCTGCTGGACGCCTTTCTGGAAGCCGGCGTGGACCAGGTGACCGTTCCCATCGAGATTGGTAAGCGCGTCTGGCAGGTGCTGGAGCGGGTGCAGTCGCGGGGCAAGTCCGCCGGCATCTCGTTCGAGCTGGATACCCCCGTCGAGCTCGTCAGGCCATTCAAAACAAAGGTCGATACCGTCGTCCTGATGGGGACGGCGATGGGTGTGAAGGGCTGCGGGCTGGACGAGCGGGCGTGCGACCGCGTGACGGCGATGAAGTCCCTGATCGACGAAACCCCCATCCGGCTGGTAGCCGATGGGGGCATTCGTCAGGAGACGGCTCCTTTGCTGCGGGCGTCCGGAGCCGATGGGCTCGTCCCCGGATCCCTGATCTGTAAGTCGGCGGACCTGGCGGCCGCCGCTAAGTGGCTCAAATCACTGTGA
- a CDS encoding peptidylprolyl isomerase, translating into MKDDNVVVVIEGKEWKRSDLEMLIRAMRDTSIPQQFYGDKRGFLQVFARMVSLANEAEKQGLDKVDPHKWRLMYNRDLYLAQIYLAAKQNTIQVLPDEQKAYYEAHRADYSKAKVKVIYLAFNDTPMASADPKAKKPKTSAEAQKLANQVIQLARGGTDFGQLVQKYSDDADSKAKNGEFPVIQPGDNSLPTQIKSAVFALKPGQVSDAVRQTGGFWIFRLEEFVTSSFDEVRDDIYLTIQKERFQQWMDGKQKSLDVQFKDDKYLDYKSPIE; encoded by the coding sequence TTGAAAGATGACAATGTGGTTGTCGTCATCGAGGGCAAGGAGTGGAAACGATCTGATCTGGAAATGCTCATCCGGGCGATGCGGGACACCAGTATTCCCCAGCAGTTTTACGGTGACAAGCGTGGGTTTCTGCAGGTCTTCGCAAGGATGGTGAGCCTCGCCAATGAGGCCGAGAAGCAGGGTTTGGACAAAGTGGATCCCCACAAGTGGCGGTTGATGTACAACCGGGACCTCTACCTGGCGCAGATCTACCTTGCTGCCAAGCAGAACACCATCCAGGTGCTGCCGGACGAGCAGAAGGCTTATTACGAAGCCCACAGGGCGGACTATTCGAAAGCCAAAGTGAAGGTCATCTACCTCGCTTTCAACGATACGCCCATGGCTTCGGCCGACCCGAAGGCAAAGAAGCCGAAAACCAGCGCAGAGGCGCAGAAGTTGGCGAATCAGGTGATACAATTAGCTCGCGGCGGGACGGATTTCGGGCAGTTGGTACAGAAATACTCTGACGACGCCGATTCCAAGGCCAAGAACGGCGAGTTCCCGGTGATCCAACCGGGGGACAATTCTTTGCCGACCCAGATCAAGTCTGCGGTTTTCGCCCTCAAGCCGGGCCAGGTTTCCGATGCTGTACGCCAGACCGGTGGGTTCTGGATCTTTCGTCTGGAAGAGTTTGTCACCTCGTCCTTCGATGAAGTACGCGACGACATCTACCTGACGATTCAAAAGGAGCGTTTTCAGCAGTGGATGGACGGCAAGCAGAAGAGCCTCGACGTCCAGTTCAAAGACGACAAGTACTTGGACTACAAGTCTCCGATCGAGTAG